ATATTTGATATACTTTGTGTGTTGAATCCATatgataaaatacaaaatattataagtaattcactaaaataacataaaatactgaaatgtaaaataaaattagaaattgAAAAGCATTTTAtagtaaactaaaaaaattgcTTTGTTTctgattataaaatttatatagctttttaatttataatttaatgaaactatatatttacatgaatttttttgaaatgttattttattacttatgaatttttattatatttttgacacATATCTAACTTAGAACcatgtaatttattaatttatcatgtTTCTCGTATCGATTGAAATAGTATGctaactatttatattttcattaattttcgttGACATTTTTAATATCCACATTATCGGTTGAATTTTTTGTGACCAAACATTATCGGCGAAGTTAATAACTTGATTGACGGTACCATCGAATTTGTTTAAGAAAAACACCTATCAAACTGAACCGACGTTATAATCGAGTCTGAATCAATACCAAATTGGTTTGGGTTAAGCTGGTTCGATTTGGGCATTGATATCAAAGTTATGTGTGTGAATGAGACTCTGTTACATGGATGAGCCCATCGGTTGTATGCTTTACGATTATTGTAGTAAATAAGAGCTTTAACATTCAGTGATCGGAGTCGGAGAAGATGAAAACCGTCGTGGTTATGAAGGACGAAGCAAGAAGGTGAAGCGACGATTCAGATGCGACGCGTAGGGTTGGTCCTTATCGAGCTGACCGGCTGGGAACCTTTAGCGAAACATAGGACCTAACCAAATTATTAAATCCGCAACAATAGATTCTCAAATAGTTTGTCATGAGATTGCAATACCTTTTCTGTAAAtccacaaaaacaaaattatttaatatttcagtatttttaattttataaatcatttaaaacatatatttaaaattttaagattatattgtaaatttgaTTACAATTTGTTGGTTTGAGTTGAAAGAAGCACTAACAGATTTTTAgtgaatattaaataattaaataaaacaaattaaggaaaatataatgatttatatatttattcttttgatttttagttcactttgatattaatatatgtttgtttcacTTTTTATCAGATTTTCAATTTacatgaaattttatttaatttttaggattttattatttatattctgtaaattattttagtatttattgaACTTTGTCTTATAACAAAATTACTTGTTGGAAATTTTGTTCATgctatttgaattttttttttttacattttaatagtttaataaattaataaaatattagatttgtaGTCCTTACATACATGTCAATACAGATTGTATTGAATGGTTTGCCACAAACTTCACCAACGATGTCTAAAAGAAATAACGGTTACAAAAATAGACTACAGATTTGGTAGTATAGGTTAAAGTTAGGGTAAAACTTAAATCGTATGTAAATTAGAGTAGAAAATACAGATCGGAAAACTCCACTATTGCGATAGGCATAGCCATGGGTTATTTATATTTACGAAACCTGAACTTCTATGTTGGGATGCTGGAAATAGTCTCCATTACCTTCACAAAATGGGTATGTTAACAGCGAAATTGATAAACTCGTGGAATAATCCTTCCTTAATGAGGTGCTTGAAAGTGATGATGTGCTTGAAAGTGTTTAGTTTGTGGACTGCGATAAATCCATAGATCAGGGTAGTCTGCTCATGTAAAATGTGACGGAAGAGCTGTCAAATTAGAGAGGGTTTGAGTAAATGTACAGTCGATAAAATGTTGGAAGGTTGAGTATGATAACCTCTGGTCGAGTAAAACCAGAAAGATTAAAGAGTATCATACTATCCTAAagagttatattttattagttgtcaaatttgaataaaagattAAATATGAAGAGAGAAAAAATGGTTTAGTAGATTAGATTTTTGTTggcaaaaataatataaaatgttaactaaaacaaataaaattattattttacagtttaaaaaatatcaaaagatgTACATCCGAACATAGTGACAAAATCagaacacaaacaaaaccaTGGGACTGAAGTTTTTACATTTAAGTATAGATAGGCAACAACTGCATACGGGAGAGACCAAGGtaagaaacaaaatcaaaatttcataaatatactAAACAACCATCTCTAGAAGATCTTATGGTTTGGCCTTACTTTTGTCCTTGCAGTGAAACTTCTTCGAGCATCTACAGTTTCTGTAGAAGAAAGAAAACATTTCAACTATCTTGAAAAAAGGATTAAAAAGCATTTACGCATCAATGATCTTTTTGCTTTACTCCCTCGTAAAAAGCATTGGCTGTCTCAACAAATAGCTGGAGATTCATTAATAACTCAGTGAATTATAATGTTTGTGTTCAAAGTCAAGCAGCACCCATTCGGAAACATCCTTTAGGCCAATCATATTTAGTTCTCTGCAGACTTTAGTATCAGAAAGATATTAACCTCGGAATCTTATGGATGAGATTTAACAAATGTGTCCATTTAAGTGGAGGTGGAAGGAAGAAGTTTAGAATGTACCGCTCATTTATCTACTAATCTCAAACCAGaagcagtttttttttgtctcaagaaCCCTTTATGAACATAATCTCCATCCTTGCGCATCCATTCAACCTTGAGATTCAACATATCACTAACCAtcatcaaaacaaaaccaaaacaaagatacatacaaacaaacaaaccttcAAAGAGAGATCAACTTCTTCAAATATCATCTCAGCAAGAGGAATTCCAGCAACAATCCCATCTTCCTTGGCCAAGCTTCTACCTGCATATCAAACGATGTTGTGGCCATACACGTTACATCTCCTAcattcaaaatcaaatccaGGAGCTCAAATTTCACAAATACATGGACACCAtcaaataaaaatcgaaactttatGATATTACCCAAAGAAGTGATGAGAGAGAACCTTTGTCaccagaaaaaaatacattagcTTTAGCACCTGCCggtaattattaaaataagaacCAAGCTTGATCTGAACATGTGTATGAATAAAAGATATTTACCATCACAGTAAGGGAAACACAATCATACCTGGACAATCAGTATTCGTGTTGGCCAGTACAATCAGTTGTTCATAATTCCAGAATCTGAAACTCTCCATCGGTTTCGGTTGAAGCTGGAAAATTGCCATGATGAGGGAACTTGTTTGAGAAACAACGCAAGCAATATTAAAGTGGACGATTTGAAGGGGCATCTTAGGTGCCTTCATATACTCGACTCCACCGCCTTGGGAAACAAAAATCTAGCATTCAATCTAGATCGTGGGTGATCTATTTATGAGGGCTTAAAGACGATCGGTTACTGGCATCGCACGACGAAAGAGACGAAAGATCGGCTGCGCAACGGAAGTCGCCCTAGAGAAGCGAAGCAACACTCACGCTAACTAATACAAAACGCCGCGTTTCAACACGAAGATGTTGATTACACCACGATATGGGCTTCAAAATGGGACGGCCCAAACTCGGAATAAATTAAACGATGCGTTTAAATAATTGGACACGTGTCAACACCTGCTTACCCTATTTTTTGAGGTGgcaagagaagaagagagacacCTTTTCTTTATATAGATAGATTCTATATTGAAGTTGTTTGAAGTTCTAATTTGCTCTCCATTTCTCCTTATAATACAATGTTTCGAAATTGATTTGCAAAGATAGGTTGAAGATGTAAGCGACAATAATTTAGGACAAAACATAAACTCCAAAATAAGAATATACGTGGTGAAGTTGGAATACATGTACAACCAGGACCGTCTAATAGCACGTGGAACTTGTGCGGTCGAACATGGTTCAagtataaaaacttaaaaaattaagatttttcagtaatatatacataaattacggtctgaaactttaaaatttagatatacTGTAGTATTGActaatttagattttataatttataaaaaacgttagacatatataaatataaatattaattgcTAAAACtattcattatattttaaatatgtcgctaatattttttgaacagaGTCAAAAAAAACTGAGACAGCCCTGTGTACAACTATGGTGTTATGTTCTATTATCATATGATATATTCGCATATAAAATCGATATCGTACCAAATcccttaattaatttttatactattaCCTCAAATGATTATAATAAACCATcgataataattttgaaatgcTTTCTTGCCCGTTAGTAATTTGTTCGTTGTGGTTCTTCTCTTAGTTGTACTATTAGGATTAGATACTATTAGAGCATGTTTATTGATAGCAATCTTAAGTGTTGCTTAATTGGGGCATCATCAATTTCTAACTATTAAAGTTTAGAGAAGCAATTTTGATAAGAAATACTTAATTAAAGATGTTTATTGGTAgttgttttaataaaagaagagagaaagaaggaaaagaagtaaaagaagagaagagacaaACCCTTGTTCAccacctctcctctctctctcctctccccAATGAATCTCTGACATGTGGCATTAAGGGACGGACGCTTGGAGGTGTTAATTAGGCAACGCCCTTTTGCTTTATTcatgtttttcatttaattttaatcttgaTTTACCTATGCAACTCACGTAAGCTATCCcaataaacatgctcttagGATTAGGTCGACTATACTATAATTTTGCCATAAAGAAAGATCAGTGATATCACGAAACGAGGTGTTCATTAGTGAAACATCTGATTCATAGGAGatatattaattgataaaaaaacacaactatatattctttttttttaactatatattcaAATTTCCCTGTGTCAAAAAGACTTCTATATTCAAATTCACGAATAAATTGGTCTTATTCTGATCAATAATCTAAAACTAAGTctataatctcaaaaaaaaaaaatctcaatcaTATATAAACTTTTTGTTGTTGATTATGACAGTATAAGGCTCAATACAATCAATTAAGTTTGGCTCTGAGTTTACATGTTACTTACAACTTACTATAGCTCCATTAACGGACCAAACATTCACCTTCTTTATATATAGCTCATCTAATCCTTACTTTATCACTATAAATAGATATAGTTAGTAGATTTGTAGATGATTTGAAATTCGgcgtttttaattattagacagtgaaaatatattaaatatgttcACGAACAAAAATTTCGAAATAAGAAAAAGGAGTAATACATTCAGATCTCCTAAACAAGACCAAAGTGTTTTGAAAAATGCATTACTGTATGCCATTTCtaatacaatttattaatattatataataaatagataaGTAGTGTgccaaattttaaataaaaatatagagaGAAAAAACGCAAACCCCAAACTAAATCATGTCAACACACACAAAATTCagtagtagttttttttttggttccgcCAAACATATTAGTACTACTTAATAGTACAGgccatttcaaaaataaatattcgaATAATTTCTAAGAACTTATATGAACTGGA
The Raphanus sativus cultivar WK10039 chromosome 1, ASM80110v3, whole genome shotgun sequence DNA segment above includes these coding regions:
- the LOC130494302 gene encoding uncharacterized protein LOC130494302 isoform X2, yielding MKAPKMPLQIVHFNIACVVSQTSSLIMAIFQLQPKPMESFRFWNYEQLIVLANTNTDCPGRSLAKEDGIVAGIPLAEMIFEEVDLSLKVEWMRKDGDYVHKGFLRQKKTASGLRLVDK
- the LOC130494302 gene encoding uncharacterized protein LOC130494302 isoform X1 — protein: MKAPKMPLQIVHFNIACVVSQTSSLIMAIFQLQPKPMESFRFWNYEQLIVLANTNTDCPGAKANVFFSGDKGRSLAKEDGIVAGIPLAEMIFEEVDLSLKVEWMRKDGDYVHKGFLRQKKTASGLRLVDK